A genomic stretch from Erigeron canadensis isolate Cc75 chromosome 9, C_canadensis_v1, whole genome shotgun sequence includes:
- the LOC122582748 gene encoding protein BPS1, chloroplastic-like, translating into MSVLLSRLGFSNNQHNRHPNRNMLESNLASLQAYRSLVSENLNRLLESLKLGSGFLTLAWMHECFKILPMINNAFAKLMMEIEYPVNTWESSSVDEYLDCTINLLELLNSISSCLSHLNHARVSLTHALSIMERSPDIAIERMKEIKKHDSIIKEFNEIIGGDENKRNIIGNGKEFIFHEAMLVMKSIGFWVCGVVLLGLKSDVGPNMEIVRRGVFVDSSLMALDSIFLKKFREEKGMVKEVEEVNECVRLIVSSGIGDSSDGMELKRRLEVVGNGLKGIKEEEEGLFGSVMATRNEVLETLRRNNH; encoded by the coding sequence ATGAGTGTTTTATTATCTAGACTTGGATTCTCCAATAACCAACATAACCGTCACCCCAACCGCAACATGTTAGAATCCAATTTGGCTTCATTACAAGCCTACCGATCTTTAGTATCCGAAAACTTAAACCGGTTAttggaaagtttgaaacttgGATCCGGATTTTTAACGTTAGCATGGATGCATGAATGTTTCAAAATCTTGCCCATGATTAATAATGCTTTTGCAAAGTTGATGATGGAGATTGAGTATCCGGTTAATACTTGGGAATCAAGTTCCGTTGACGAATATCTTGATTGCACTATTAACTTATTGGAACTTTTGAATTCTATTAGTTCTTGCCTTTCACATTTGAATCACGCTCGGGTTTCTCTTACGCATGCTTTGAGCATCATGGAAAGATCTCCGGATATCGCTATTGAACGAATGAAAGAGATCAAGAAACATGATTCCATTATCAAAGAATTTAATGAGATTATTGGAGGTGATGAGAATAAAAGGAATATTATTGGGAATGGAAAAGAATTTATCTTTCATGAAGCTATGTTGGTAATGAAAAGTATTGGATTTTGGGTGTGTGGAGTTGTGTTATTAGGACTAAAAAGTGACGTTGGGCCGAATATGGAGATCGTGAGGCGTGGCGTATTCGTGGATTCATCGTTGATGGCTTTGGATTCAATCTTTTTAAAGAAGTTTAGGGAAGAAAAGGGGATGGTGAAGGAAGTTGAAGAAGTGAATGAGTGTGTCCGGTTGATTGTTTCGAGTGGAATTGGTGATTCTAGTGATGGAATGGAACTGAAAAGAAGATTGGAGGTGGTTGGGAATGGATTGAAGGgtataaaagaagaagaagagggtcTTTTTGGAAGTGTAATGGCTACTAGAAATGAAGTGCTTGAGACACTTAGAAGAAATAATCACTAg